A genomic segment from Ramlibacter agri encodes:
- a CDS encoding 2OG-Fe(II) oxygenase yields the protein MQAIGFTPQLRDWVLENVDRGVPPGPLARHLAQEGFDPQSAVTVVETLWAARAQGLPLPDQAIAPEQARAARYRREPWRLAAGNVIDAGDCRVRVALRMERPQVAVLDGVLGAEECVVLRELAQPRLRASTIMDTASGQDVANGMRSSEGMFFRPLENELLARIDRRIARLMGLPVENGEGLQVLRYQAGAQSSPHFDFLLPTSAAGRSSLERSGQRVSTLVMYLNEPEAGGETVFPESGLSITPRLGSALYFEYCNSAGQLDPLSLHAALPVLAGEKWVATRWMRQKAFRPAG from the coding sequence ATGCAGGCGATCGGCTTCACCCCGCAATTGCGCGACTGGGTGCTGGAGAACGTGGACCGCGGCGTGCCGCCCGGCCCGCTGGCGCGCCACCTGGCGCAGGAAGGCTTCGACCCGCAGTCCGCCGTGACGGTGGTGGAAACGCTGTGGGCGGCACGCGCGCAGGGCTTGCCGCTGCCGGACCAGGCCATCGCGCCGGAGCAGGCGCGGGCCGCGCGCTATCGCCGCGAGCCCTGGCGGCTGGCCGCCGGCAACGTCATCGACGCCGGCGACTGCCGCGTGCGCGTGGCGCTGCGCATGGAGCGGCCGCAGGTCGCGGTGCTGGATGGCGTGCTGGGTGCCGAGGAATGCGTGGTGCTGCGCGAGCTGGCGCAGCCGCGCCTGAGGGCTTCCACGATCATGGACACGGCCTCCGGCCAGGACGTGGCGAACGGCATGCGCAGCAGCGAAGGCATGTTCTTCCGGCCGCTCGAAAACGAACTGCTCGCGCGCATCGACCGCCGCATCGCGCGCCTGATGGGCCTGCCGGTGGAAAACGGCGAAGGCCTGCAGGTGCTGCGCTACCAGGCCGGTGCGCAGAGTTCGCCGCACTTCGACTTCCTGCTGCCCACCAGCGCGGCCGGCCGCTCCTCGCTGGAGCGCAGCGGCCAGCGCGTGAGCACGCTGGTGATGTACCTCAACGAGCCGGAAGCCGGCGGCGAGACGGTGTTCCCCGAATCCGGGCTCAGCATCACGCCGCGCCTCGGCAGCGCGCTGTACTTCGAGTACTGCAACAGCGCGGGCCAGCTGGACCCGCTGTCGCTGCACGCAGCGCTGCCCGTGCTGGCCGGCGAGAAGTGGGTGGCGACGCGCTGGATGCGGCAGAAGGCTTTCCGCCCGGCGGGCTGA
- a CDS encoding N-acyl-D-amino-acid deacylase family protein, which translates to MQEPFDLLIRNAEIVDGTGAPRYAGDIGIRGDRIARIGDLAGSSGRAEIDLGGRIAAPGFIDCHTHDDRLMLSAPDMAPKVSQGITTVIGGNCGVSLAPMPRPVPQPVTPPLNLLDVDGGWFRFGTFGAYLDTLRRQPAATNCAMLVGHTTLRVATVDDLQKPATPAQIQRMRALVQEAMEAGAIGVSTGLFYEPAIAAPTEEVIETCRPLKDHDGVYCTHMRDEADGIMDSLEETFRIGREVGVPVVISHHKLVGQKNYGRSEQTLEFIREQMRKQPVCLDCYPYTAGSTVLSADRAATSARVLVSWSQAMPQFNGRDLADIARELGVSQDEAIQRLLPAGAIYFRMDEGDVQRILRFDDTMIGSDGLPHDASPHPRLWGAFPRVLGHYSRELRLFPLETAVHKMTGLTAKNFGLADRGVLQEGAYADLALFDALTVGEAASYANPIAPAHGIDTVVVNGRIVWREGRTTGARPGQVLSRRGAGARA; encoded by the coding sequence ATGCAAGAACCCTTCGACCTCCTGATCCGCAACGCCGAGATCGTCGACGGCACCGGCGCGCCGCGCTATGCCGGCGACATCGGCATCCGCGGCGACCGCATCGCCCGCATCGGCGACCTCGCCGGCAGCAGCGGCCGCGCCGAAATCGACCTGGGCGGCCGCATAGCCGCCCCCGGCTTCATCGACTGCCACACCCACGACGACCGGCTGATGCTGTCGGCGCCGGACATGGCCCCCAAGGTGAGCCAGGGCATCACCACCGTCATCGGCGGCAACTGCGGCGTCTCGCTGGCGCCGATGCCGCGGCCGGTGCCGCAGCCCGTCACGCCGCCGCTGAACCTGCTGGACGTGGATGGCGGCTGGTTCCGCTTCGGCACTTTCGGCGCCTACCTGGACACGCTGCGCCGGCAGCCCGCGGCCACCAACTGCGCCATGCTGGTCGGCCACACGACCTTGCGCGTGGCCACCGTCGACGACCTGCAGAAACCCGCCACGCCCGCGCAAATCCAGCGCATGCGCGCGCTGGTGCAGGAGGCGATGGAAGCCGGCGCCATCGGCGTCTCCACCGGCCTCTTCTACGAGCCGGCCATCGCCGCGCCGACCGAGGAGGTCATCGAGACCTGCCGCCCGCTGAAGGACCACGACGGCGTCTACTGCACGCACATGCGCGACGAGGCCGACGGCATCATGGATTCGCTGGAGGAGACCTTCCGCATCGGCCGCGAAGTGGGCGTGCCGGTGGTGATCTCGCACCACAAGCTGGTGGGCCAGAAGAACTACGGCCGCTCCGAGCAGACGCTGGAGTTCATTCGTGAGCAGATGCGCAAGCAGCCGGTCTGCCTGGACTGCTATCCCTACACCGCCGGTTCGACCGTGCTGTCGGCCGACCGCGCCGCCACCTCGGCCCGCGTGCTGGTGAGCTGGTCGCAGGCGATGCCGCAGTTCAACGGCCGCGACCTGGCCGACATCGCGCGCGAGCTGGGTGTGTCGCAGGACGAAGCCATCCAGCGCCTGCTGCCGGCCGGCGCCATCTACTTCCGCATGGACGAAGGCGACGTGCAGCGCATCCTGCGCTTCGACGACACCATGATCGGCTCCGACGGCCTGCCGCACGACGCCTCGCCGCATCCGCGCCTGTGGGGCGCCTTCCCGCGCGTGCTGGGTCACTACAGCCGCGAGCTGCGCCTGTTCCCGCTGGAAACCGCGGTGCACAAGATGACCGGGCTGACCGCGAAGAACTTCGGCCTGGCGGACCGCGGCGTGCTGCAGGAAGGCGCGTATGCCGACCTCGCACTGTTCGACGCCCTCACCGTGGGCGAGGCCGCCAGCTACGCCAACCCGATCGCGCCGGCGCACGGCATCGACACCGTCGTCGTCAACGGCCGCATCGTGTGGCGCGAAGGCCGGACCACCGGCGCCAGGCCCGGGCAGGTGCTGTCGCGCCGCGGCGCAGGAGCCCGCGCATGA
- a CDS encoding LysR family transcriptional regulator: MLNDATDLRFFVAVTKAGSLAEAARRMDITPSAVSQHLRQLEKRLGLHLVHRSTRRFSLTDEGELFYAGAVDLLARMDDLTDSLRARTGEVAGKLDICGPLGFGRRYLAPIVADFHARHPGLQASLTLTDLVPASNTQRFDLIVHIGELADSSLVAYPVAPNQRFLCASPKYLARHPAPQTPDDLAQHACLVLRENQEDVTLWRLRRKREEVSVRVPATLWSNDGEVVKEWALMGKGILLRSEWDVAEHLKSGRLVRVLPDWEPPEAGVVALVDHRANMSARVKLFLEFLQGRFRPKVPWR, translated from the coding sequence ATGCTGAACGATGCGACGGACCTGCGCTTCTTCGTCGCGGTCACCAAGGCCGGCTCGCTGGCCGAAGCGGCACGGCGCATGGACATCACGCCGTCCGCCGTGTCGCAGCACCTGCGCCAGCTGGAAAAGCGGCTGGGCCTGCACCTGGTCCACCGCAGCACGCGCCGCTTCAGCCTGACGGACGAAGGCGAGCTGTTCTACGCCGGCGCCGTCGACCTGCTGGCGCGCATGGACGACCTCACCGACAGCCTGCGCGCGCGCACCGGCGAAGTCGCAGGCAAGCTGGACATCTGCGGACCGCTGGGCTTCGGCCGCCGCTACCTCGCGCCCATCGTCGCCGATTTCCATGCGCGGCATCCGGGCCTGCAGGCCTCGCTGACGCTGACCGACCTGGTGCCGGCCTCCAACACGCAGCGCTTCGACCTGATCGTGCACATCGGCGAGCTCGCCGATTCCAGCCTGGTCGCCTACCCGGTCGCGCCCAACCAGCGCTTCCTGTGCGCCTCGCCAAAGTATCTTGCGCGCCACCCCGCGCCGCAGACGCCCGACGACCTGGCGCAGCACGCCTGCCTGGTGCTGCGCGAGAACCAGGAGGACGTGACGCTCTGGCGCCTGCGCCGCAAGCGCGAGGAAGTGTCGGTGCGGGTGCCCGCCACCTTGTGGAGCAACGACGGCGAGGTGGTGAAGGAATGGGCCCTGATGGGCAAGGGCATCCTGCTGCGCTCGGAATGGGACGTGGCGGAGCACCTGAAGTCGGGCCGCCTGGTGCGCGTGCTGCCTGACTGGGAGCCACCGGAAGCCGGCGTGGTGGCGCTGGTGGACCACCGCGCAAACATGTCGGCACGAGTGAAACTTTTTCTCGAGTTCCTGCAAGGCCGCTTTCGCCCTAAAGTCCCATGGCGCTGA
- a CDS encoding DSD1 family PLP-dependent enzyme, translating into MNRPLASLETPALLLDEQRMDRNIARMREQARRLGVAFRPHVKTNKSWDVSRRLVDDPEGPITVSTLREADYFFEHGVRDILYAVCIAPNKLDHVLGLQARGARMSILVDSVEAAHIVAERLRAHPQGREVGVLIEVDSDGHRSGVKPEAPELLAVASALKEGGIEVRGVMTHAGSSYDCRTPEELRAMAEQERAAIVLAADRLRAAGHACPVVSVGSTPTALAAENLRGVTELRAGVFVFFDLVMAGVGVCQVDDIALSVLATVIGHQREKGWTLLDAGWMAMSRDRGTSGQPVDQGYGVVCDTQGRPMEDYILVGANQEHGIMARRPGSAGSDDFLPVGTQVRILPNHACSTAAQYPAYEVVGTDGNVRETWPRFSGW; encoded by the coding sequence ATGAACCGCCCGCTCGCATCCCTGGAAACGCCCGCGTTGCTGCTCGACGAACAGCGCATGGACCGCAACATCGCGCGCATGCGCGAGCAGGCGCGGCGCCTGGGCGTGGCTTTCCGCCCGCACGTGAAAACCAACAAGTCCTGGGACGTGTCGCGCCGGCTGGTGGACGATCCCGAGGGCCCGATCACCGTGTCCACGCTGCGCGAGGCCGACTACTTCTTCGAGCACGGCGTGCGCGACATCCTTTACGCCGTGTGCATCGCGCCGAACAAGCTGGACCACGTGCTGGGCCTGCAGGCGCGCGGCGCCCGCATGTCCATCCTGGTGGACAGCGTGGAAGCCGCGCACATCGTGGCCGAGCGCCTGCGCGCGCACCCGCAGGGACGCGAGGTCGGCGTGCTGATCGAAGTGGATTCGGACGGGCACCGCTCGGGCGTGAAGCCCGAGGCGCCCGAGTTGCTGGCGGTCGCTTCCGCGCTGAAGGAAGGCGGCATCGAAGTGCGCGGCGTCATGACGCATGCCGGCAGCTCCTACGACTGCCGCACGCCGGAAGAACTGCGGGCGATGGCCGAACAGGAACGCGCGGCCATCGTGCTGGCGGCCGACCGCCTGCGCGCCGCCGGCCACGCCTGCCCCGTCGTCAGCGTCGGCTCCACGCCCACCGCACTGGCGGCCGAGAACCTGCGCGGCGTCACCGAACTGCGCGCGGGCGTCTTCGTGTTCTTCGACCTCGTGATGGCCGGCGTCGGTGTCTGCCAGGTCGACGACATCGCGCTGTCGGTGCTGGCCACGGTCATCGGGCACCAGCGCGAAAAGGGCTGGACCCTGCTCGACGCCGGCTGGATGGCGATGTCGCGCGACCGCGGCACCTCGGGCCAGCCGGTCGACCAGGGCTACGGCGTGGTCTGCGACACGCAGGGCCGGCCCATGGAGGACTACATCCTCGTGGGCGCCAACCAGGAGCACGGCATCATGGCGCGCCGCCCCGGCAGCGCAGGCAGCGACGACTTCCTGCCGGTCGGCACGCAGGTGCGCATCCTGCCGAACCACGCCTGCTCCACGGCGGCGCAGTACCCCGCCTACGAAGTGGTGGGAACGGACGGGAACGTGCGGGAAACCTGGCCGCGCTTCAGCGGCTGGTGA